One segment of Penaeus vannamei isolate JL-2024 chromosome 3, ASM4276789v1, whole genome shotgun sequence DNA contains the following:
- the LOC113811631 gene encoding mitochondrial import inner membrane translocase subunit TIM50-C, with the protein MASWRCVRVLLTNSVFSVHKIHVPRRTLCHVAHRPCRSSILVKNGSKWVSLCQYSTQRSEPEKPREAPLGLADELLAAKVQPELEKEKAEEGDHESEKEKNEKAKRLRRLTFISFGVMMTGMGGVLLWTWGAPSVDAEGNAIRDEFSDMPVVQQYVMRTWRAMNDMNKMIQEPSRERLLPEPLKEPYIQPPYTLVLELRDILVHPEWTYETGWRFKKRPGVDFLLHHCAPPLFEIVIYTNEQGFTAFPLIDHLDPNGYIWYRLFKDSTRYVDGKHIKDLNCLNRDLSKVICVDWDGEAVSSPRNQLKLKRWDGNMNDQSLLELAFMLRTIAESEVGDVREVIDYYRNFEDPLAAFRENQRQAQEQELITKQRVEEERQSKSFTSSWASSFLRRR; encoded by the exons ATGGCATCCTGGCGGTGCGTGCGGGTTCTGCTTACAAATTCCGTGTTTTCAGTGCACAAAATCCATGTCCCGCGCAGAACTTTATGTCATGTGGCCCATAGACCGTGTAGAAGTTCTATCCTAGTGAAAAACGGCTCGAAATGGGTCTCTTTATGCCAGTACTCGACACAAAGGAGCGAGCCGGAGAAGCCCCGAGAGGCGCCTCTGGGCCTTGCAGACGAACTCCTAGCGGCCAAAGTGCAGCCAGagctagagaaagaaaaggctgaGGAAGGAGACcacgagagcgagaaggaaaagaacgagaaggCTAAGAGACTCCGGAGGCTGACCTTCATATCCTTCGGTGTGATGATGACGGGCATGGGGGGAGTGCTGCTCTGGACCTGGG GTGCACCAAGTGTAGATGCTGAAGGAAACGCAATACGAGATGAGTTTTCAGACATGCCAGTTGTCCAGCAGTATGTCATGCGAACTTGGCGTGCAATGAATGATATGAACAAAATGATCCAGGAACCTTCACGTGAAAGGTTACTACCAGAACCTTTGAAGGAACCATACATACAGCCTCCATACACCCTGGTGTTGGAGTTACGGGACATTTTGGTGCACCCGGAATGGACG TATGAAACAGGTTGGAGGTTCAAGAAGCGTCCTGGTGTTGATTTCCTGCTCCACCATTGTGCTCCCCCGCTGTTTGAGATTGTCATCTACACTAATGAACAAGGCTTT ACTGCATTCCCCTTGATTGACCACTTAGACCCAAATGGCTACATTTGGTACCGACTGTTCAAGGATTCGACTCGATATGTTGATGGCAAACATATAAAGGATCTAAATTGCTTGAATCGAGACTTGAGCAAG GTAATCTGTGTTGACTGGGATGGAGAGGCAGTTTCGTCGCCTAGGAACCAGCTTAAGTTGAAGCGCTGGGACGGCAACATGAACGACCAGTCACTTTTAGAGCTAGCTTTCATGCTAAGGA CAATTGCTGAGTCTGAGGTTGGAGATGTACGTGAGGTGATTGATTATTATCGGAACTTTGAAGACCCACTGGCAGCGTTTCGCGAGAACCAGAGGCAAGCACAGGAACAGGAACTGATTACAAAgcagagagtggaagaagaacGCCAGAGTAAATCCTTCACAAGCTCTTGGGCGTCATCATTCCTCAGGAGACGTTAA